The Seriola aureovittata isolate HTS-2021-v1 ecotype China chromosome 2, ASM2101889v1, whole genome shotgun sequence genome has a segment encoding these proteins:
- the ece1 gene encoding endothelin-converting enzyme 1: MEALRESFLLLTFQMSSYKRATLDEEDLVDSTGDDIYPSSPLQVTLLHGGGHTCCPHRTQREKRVLFLVCVVSVGLFISLITTGVFYKQTHPGLCLTEPCITVASAVIGALDRSIDPCHDFYNFACGGWVKNNPLPEGKSRWGPFSNLWEHNMLVMKHLLENKTMKGLSKAEEKAQGYYQACMNEAKIEELGAKPLQELITQIGGWALTGPWDKENFQEVLQTVSANYRTSPFFTVFVSTDSKNSNSNIIQVDQSSLGLPSRDYYLNKTANEKYLTAYLNFLVELGVLLGGSKETSRSLMEEIVDFETTLANITVPQEERRDEELIYHKMEAKDLTTLAPAVDWMPYLTEVFAPVPINESEPVVVYAKEYLHKVSDLITKTNKSLLNNYMIMKVVRKMVSILDQRFQDAEQRFLEVMYGTKKSCTPRWKLCVSDTDSALGFALGAMFVKATVAGDSKAIAENMVAEIKWAFEDSLKYVRWMDAETKKAAKEKADAIYNMVGYPEFIMNATKLDKVFNDFEVVSEFYFQNVMQYYNFSARVTADQLRKTPNRNQWSMTPPTVNAYYNPTKNEMVLPAGILQAPFYSRSWPKALNFGGIGVVMGHELTHAFDDQGREYDKDGNLRPWWKNSSVEAFKKQTQCMVEQYGNYSINQEPLNGKHTLGENIADNGGLKAAYKAYMNWIEKNGEEATLPALGMTNHQLFFVGFAQVWCSVRTPESSHEGLITDPHSPSRYRVIGTISNSQEFSKHFGCKADAPMNPKHKCELW; encoded by the exons GTCGTGTCTGTTGGCCTGTTTATATCTCTCATCACGACTGGGGTCTTCTACAAACAGA CTCACCCTGGCTTGTGCTTAACGGAGCCATGCATTACTGTGGCCAGTGCGGTAATAGGAGCCCTGGACCGATCCATTGACCCCTGCCATGATTTCTACAACTTTGCCTGTGGTGGCTGGGTGAAGAATAACCCCCTCCCTGAGGGCAAGTCCCGCTGGGGACCTTTCAGCAACCTCTGGGAGCACAACATGCTTGTAATGAAGCATTTATTAG AAAACAAGACGATGAAAGGTCTGAGTAAAGCTGAGGAAAAGGCCCAGGGTTATTATCAGGCCTGCATGAACGAGGCCAAGATAGAGGAATTAGGAGCTAAGCCATTACAGGAGCTAATCACCCAG ATAGGAGGGTGGGCCCTGACTGGACCCTGGGACAAGGAAAACTTCCAAGAAGTTTTGCAAACAGTATCAGCCAACTACCGCACCTCACCTTTCTTCACCGTGTTTGTCAGCACAGACTCCAAAAACTCCAACAGTAACATCATCCAG GTGGATCAATCCAGCCTGGGACTGCCTTCACGGGATTACTACCTCAACAAAACAGCGAACGAAAAG TATCTGACGGCATACCTCAACTTCCTCGTGGAGTTAGGAGTTCTTCTGGGTGGCTCCAAGGAAACGTCTCGGTCGCTGATGGAAGAGATCGTGGACTTTGAAACCACTCTGGCCAACATCACGGTCCCtcaggaggagagaagggacgAAGAGCTCATCTACCATAAGATGGAGGCCAAGGACCTGACA actctGGCTCCTGCAGTGGACTGGATGCCGTACCTCACAGAAGTGTTTGCTCCTGTGCCGATCAACGAGTCGGAGCCAGTGGTTGTTTATGCCAAGGAATACCTACATAAAGTTTCTGACCTCAtaactaaaacaaataaaag CCTACTCAACAATTACATGATAATGAAGGTGGTGAGGAAGATGGTTTCTATTTTGGACCAGAGGTTCCAGGATGCTGAGCAGCGCTTCCTTGAGGTCATGTATGGAACCAAAAAG AGCTGCACTCCACGCTGGAAGCTGTGTGTCAGCGACACTGACAGCGCCCTGGGGTTTGCTCTTGGAGCCATGTTTGTCAAAGCCACCGTTGCTGGGGACAGCAAGGCCATT GCTGAAAATATGGTTGCAGAAATAAAATGGGCGTTTGAGGACAGCCTGAAGTATGTGAGATGGATGGACgcagaaacaaagaaagcagCGAAAGAAAAG GCAGATGCAATATACAACATGGTCGGATATCCAGAGTTCATCATGAACGCCACAAAGCTGGACAAAGTGTTCAATGAT TTCGAGGTGGTATCAGAGTTCTACTTCCAAAATGTCATGCAGTACTACAACTTCTCAGCCAGAGTGACTGCAGACCAGCTGCGGAAAACTCCCAACAGAAACCA GTGGAGCATGACCCCACCGACGGTGAATGCATATTACAACCCGACCAAGAATGAGATGGTTCTGCCTGCAGGAATCCTTCAGGCTCCGTTCTATAGTCGATCCTGGCCGAA AGCTCTGAACTTCGGTGGAATAGGTGTAGTCATGGGACATGAGCTGACACATGCTTTTGATGACCAAG GGAGGGAATATGACAAGGATGGAAACCTGCGTCCCTGGTGGAAGAACTCTTCTGTGGAGGCCTTCAAGAAGCAGACTCAGTGCATGGTGGAGCAGTACGGAAATTACAGCATCAACCAGGAGCCTCTGAATGGAAAACACACTCTGGGGGAGAACATTGCTGACAATGGTGGACTCAAAGCTGCCTACAAG GCTTACATGAACTGGATCGAAAAGAACGGTGAGGAGGCCACACTGCCTGCCCTGGGAATGACGAAccatcagctgttttttgtaGGATTTGCTCAG GTATGGTGCTCTGTCAGGACACCTGAGAGCTCGCACGAAGGCCTAATCACAGATCCTCACAGCCCGTCACGATATAGAGTCATCGGCACCATCTCCAACTCACAGGAATTCTCAAAGCACTTTGGCTGCAAAGCTGATGCTCCCATGAACCCTAAACATAAGTGTGAGCTTTGGTAA